AGCTCAGCTATATCGCGGGCTACAACCGTTATTCGGGCAAGAGCGACTACGATCAGGATGTCGGCGTTGCCGTACCCACCAGCTTCACCACCGGTGGCGTGTATCAGGACGACCGCACCAACTACTCCAACTATGAAAGCTGGAGCCAGGAAGTGGATCTGAAGTCCAGCGGACCACAGCTGGTCGATTGGATTGTTGGCGCCTACTACGCGTACGAAGACAACAACATCCGCTTCGACATCCCCATCATGAACGGCACCCAGTACGGTTCGGTGAACTGGCAGGGCTCCTTCATCCAGCCGAAGGAAACGGTGAAGTCGTCCGCGCTGTTTGGTCAGGCGACGTGGCATATCAGCGATCACTGGCGCCTGACGGGTGGCGCGCGCTGGTCGCACGACACCAAGGAAAACCAGGGCGGCATCAACTGGGGTTGGGATTACGATCCCACAGTGCCGCAGGTGCCGATCTCACCGGGTGTGTATCCCAATCCGTCCAACGGCTTCACCATCTCGCAGCAGAACACCGCCAAGTACAGCAAGAGCAAGCCGACGTGGCTGGTTCGCGTCGATACCGACATCAGTTCCAATGGATTGCTGTACGCCAGCGTTTCCACCGGCTACAAGTCGGGCGGCACGCAAGACGCCGGCACGCTTTATCAGCCGGAAACGCTGACCAACTATGAAATCGGCAGCAAGTTCACTTTCCTCGATGGCCACATGACGTGGAACTCGGCCATCTACTACGAAGACTTCAAGAACTTCCAGCTTTCCGCGCCCATCGTTTATCCAGACGGCAACCACGGCCTGGGCTTCTCCAACGTGGGCGGCAGCACGGAAGTCTTCGGCATCGAGTCGGAACTGGCGTACCAGCAGAAAGACGATCGGTTCAATCTGATCTTCTCGTCCATTCCCAAGAAGAAGCTTGGCACGCTGCAATACGCAGGCAGTAACGACTATCAGGGTCTGCCTGCCTGTCCGCCGGCGTCCAACCTTGCCAGTTGCATGAACGTCACCGGCAACGATCTGCCGCATGCGCCGAACGTCTCGCTCACGGCGATCTACGAGCATGATTTCCATCTCGGCAACGGTGGTCGCCTCACGCCTCGTTTGAGCGCGCAGTACCAGAGCACGCAGTGGCTGAGCTACTTCAACCTGGGTTCGGGTGACCAGCAGAAGGCGTATACGCGCGGCGATATCTCGTTGCGTTATACGGAGCCGGGTGACAAGTGGTGGGTCAATGCCTATGTGCAGAACGTGTCGGATGGAAAGATCCGCACCAGCGCGGCGCGCTTCCTGATGCCGGATGGATCGTTGCAGTACGTGTCGCAGTACCTCGCGCCACGTACCTACGGCGTGCAGCTCGGCGTCTGGTTCTGATGAGCAGGGCGGCTCCCCATGGAGTTCATGCCGCCCATGATTTGCCGTTCTGCAGGCGACGCTTCGGAAGGCGTCGTCGTCCCTCCCCTTGAATGGCGCTTTGCCGGGTCCACGTGGGGTGGCCCGGCGTTTCTTTCATGCCTTCGTTTGCGACAAAGCGCGGGGAGACTTCATGGCTCGTCTGAAGAAAGTGTTGATCGTCGGCGGCGGCACGGCGGGCTGGCTCGCCGCGTGCTATCTCGCCAAGGCGGTGAATGCGGTCGATCCGCAAAGTGTGCAGGTGCATCTGGTGGAATCGCCGGACATCGGTCTGCTCGGGGTAGGGGAGGCAACCTTTCCTTCGATCCGCGGCACGCTCGCTGCCATCGGTCTCGACGAACGTCGCTTCCTGGTCGGTGCGACGGCGACTTACAAGCAGGGTATCCACTACCGTCATTGGATTCGCCCGCCAGGCGCACCGGGTGCCGATCACTTCTTCCACCCCTTCAATGCACCGAGCCAGCGCCCCGGTGGGCCGGAACTGCTGCCGTACTGGCTGCTGGGCGCGGCGCCCGAAGGCATGCCATTCGCCGATGCGGTGTCGATGCAGACCGCGCTGGTCGATCATTCGCGTGCACCTAAACGATTCAATGACCCGGATTATCAGGGGCCGATGAACCACGCGTTCCATTTCGATGCGGCATGCTTCGCTCGCTTACTCGCCGAACACGGACAGGAAACCCTGGGTGTCAAACGCCACGTAGCGACGGTGGAGCGCACCGAGCTGGACGAGCATGGCGCCATCGCGCGTGTGGTGACCAAGGAACTGGGCGAGCTTACCGCCGACCTGTACGTGGACTGCACTGGCTTGCGCGGCATGTTGATCGGCAACGTCATGCAATCACCGTTCCGCAGCCGCGCCGACGTGCTATTTGCCGACCGGGCCGTGGCCATGCAGGTGCCTTATGAGAAGGCCGATACGCCGATCCCGTCCTACACCATTTCCACCGCGCAGGAGGCGGGTTGGATCTGGGACATTGGTCTGCAAAAGCGCCGCGGCGTGGGTTACGTCTACTCGTCGCGACATACGTCCGATGAGCGCGCGGAAGAAGTCTTCCGGGGTTACCTTGGTGCTGCCGCCGAAGGCCTCAAGGCCATGCACATCAAGTTCGAAACGGGTTATCGACCCGAGCATTGGCGCAAGAACTGCATAGCCGTGGGCCTCGCGGGTGGTTTCGTCGAACCGTTGGAATCCACCGGCATCGCGCTGATCGAGTTGGCGACGTATCTGCTTACGCACTTGCTTCCCAACGATACGGACGAGATGGAGCGTGCCGCGCGGCATTTCAACGAGATGATGGTGGCGCGCTATGACCGCATCATCGACTTCATCAAAATGCACTACTGTCTGAGCCAGCGTCGCGACTCGTCCTTCTGGATCGACAATGCCGATCCCGCAAGCATCCCGTACACCCTTCAGGACAAACTGGCGCAGTGGAAACATCGTCCACCGCATCGGCTCGATTTCGTCAGCGACCTCGAAATGTTCCTGGTGTCGAGCTGGCAATACGTGTTGTACGGCATGGAATTCGAGACGGACTTCAGTGCCATGCGCAGTGCGTATCCACGTGTGGATGAAGCGCGGCAGGAGTTTCGCAACATCCAGCTTGCCGCGTCGCAAGCACTGCATGATCTACCCGATCATCGGTCATTGGTGGAGCGGATGTGCCGGGAGTATCGGGAGCGCGCCTTGGCTTGACCCCCCCGATCTGCACGGCGTGCCAACCCTGAAGCATCCGGTTGCCGCGCCCATGGATACGGGGTGTCCGCGCATTAACCGACTTCACGACGGGCGGCGTTTGAACACCGCACGGTTCTCGAACACCATGCTGAGCACAGCCCAGAGGCCGCCGAACAGAATTCCGCCGAGGATCGTCGACACAAGCATGGAGTCGTAGAAGAACCGGTGCGCGGTCATGGCAACCCATATCGACGGTAGAAGCGCGGCCGCGGTCCACGGCCATGGTGGGCCATATCCGATCTCCGCATGACAACTGTGGCAGGCCTTATGGCCCCTGCGCACTTCGAGGGTGCAGTGAGGGCAGATGATGTAGTCAGGGGACAAGAAGGCCACCGTGGGGCGAAAGGCCACCACCGTATGCGCGGAACAGTATTCGTTCCATCGGATCAATCTGAAATGGCGGCCGTTCGGGCTAACCAGGTCACCGAGTGGGCGCTCGTCTTACTCTCGTCCATCCGATGCCTTCTGAATCACCTGAGCGACCGCTTTGGCGACCGTCGCAGGCTGATCGAGTTGAATGTCGTGCGACGTATTGGCAACGGTGACGAGACTGCTTCGCGTCGATGTGGCTGCGATGGCGGACTGGGTCTTCTCTTTGGCCAGCTCCAGCGATGCGCGGACGTCGGCGGGCGCATCTGCATAAGTGCCTGAGGCCGACAACACGATCATGGGCAGCGTACCGAGCGATGGCGTGGAGGCTGCCGGCTGACTGAATACGGTGAGGTTGTCGTGCAACTCCGACGACAACGTTTGCCAGAACGCCGGCTTGCGTTTGTAGGTCGCGATGGCCGCGTTCACTTCCGCGCTGGCTTGGGCGTTGCCCGCGGCGACGCAGCTTTTCAACGCGGGCGGTGGCGATGCCAATTCATGCTTTTCGGCAGCTTCCTTGCACTGGTCGATGAACGCAAAGCGATGTGTGGCCATGGCGTCTTCTTCCTTTGCCCATGCCGGCGCGTACGCCGCTACGTTCTGCGCGGGAGGATCGATCAGTACGACACCGGCTACATCGCCGGCGTAAGTGGCGGCATAGCGCCGTACGATGTTGGTGCCCAGCGAATGCCCAGCCAGGACCAACGGTGTCTTGAGCCCGGCTTTATGGATCAGGGCGTGCAGGTCGGAGACGTCGGCGGCCAGGTCACGTGGCATGGGGCCGAGGTCACTGAAGCCGTAACCGGCGCGGTCATATGAGCAGACCCGATAGTGCGCGGCGAGCAATGGCTGCAGGCGAAACCATGTGGTGGTGTCGGCATGTGAGCCGGACTCAAGCAGCACGGTGGGCGAACCATTGCCCTCGCAACGAAGGTTGAGCCTGCGATGGGGCGCGATCTCCACCGGTGTTCCCGCGTGGGCATAGCTGTCGGGAATGCTTTGCAGGAGGGGGACGTCAGCGCCTTCCGCGTGGGCAACGAACCCCCATACGGATAGCGGCAGCAAACAGGCGAACAGGCGACGGCTTCCTTTCACGACCTTCCCCTTGGTGCGCCACAGCCCGGCGAGCTGCTTGGCGTGCCTGGGAGTGGACTACCTGGGGGCGCGAAAGTTCGATGATACGTAGGTCGAGACGGCTGCGCCGCCGGTCACCAGGACCGGCGGCGCACCGAAACGAACGTCAATGCTCAGCGATAGTTGCGTACGTCGTTGATCGCATGGTCGACGGCGGCTTCTGCCTGGTCGACGTGCATCAGCGAGCGGTGCTTCAGCTCGCGAGTCATCGGATCATCTTCCTCGCGATTGAGGTCGTTATGCACCTTGGCCAGCAGATCGGCGGCCTGGTGCAGTCGACCCGGCTGGTCCATCGGCAAGTCCACCTGCGGATGGTCATTGAGATCCTTGCCGTCGTCATAGGCAGCGTGCTTGA
This genomic window from Dyella terrae contains:
- a CDS encoding TonB-dependent receptor codes for the protein MKLRYSALYIAMSLVLAPSGVLAADQDAAPQSAPSQNPAAPSDKKVKQLDAISVTATKRETPLQKTPVAVSAITPDTLDKERVMTVQDLTKLVPGLQGTSEGDHGVVTMTLRGIGNDSAKTEYADPEVATFVDGVYTPRAEAASGLLLDMDGVEVLRGPQGTLWGRNSTAGAISFQTAKPDIGAGFYGNAQVEAGNYNQMGARAAVNLPISDTFAMRVAMVHEQHDGYVDYQNPSSELPSVAQQQQAYLASGGNPAKFQPINADQYVQSGKKYNSQDQSAVRVSALWQPSDAFKWNLSYEYFLDRGTPDLSLMQTPRPGQNFWSALIDTAPYLDRTSKTLRSRMDWNINDGMQLSYIAGYNRYSGKSDYDQDVGVAVPTSFTTGGVYQDDRTNYSNYESWSQEVDLKSSGPQLVDWIVGAYYAYEDNNIRFDIPIMNGTQYGSVNWQGSFIQPKETVKSSALFGQATWHISDHWRLTGGARWSHDTKENQGGINWGWDYDPTVPQVPISPGVYPNPSNGFTISQQNTAKYSKSKPTWLVRVDTDISSNGLLYASVSTGYKSGGTQDAGTLYQPETLTNYEIGSKFTFLDGHMTWNSAIYYEDFKNFQLSAPIVYPDGNHGLGFSNVGGSTEVFGIESELAYQQKDDRFNLIFSSIPKKKLGTLQYAGSNDYQGLPACPPASNLASCMNVTGNDLPHAPNVSLTAIYEHDFHLGNGGRLTPRLSAQYQSTQWLSYFNLGSGDQQKAYTRGDISLRYTEPGDKWWVNAYVQNVSDGKIRTSAARFLMPDGSLQYVSQYLAPRTYGVQLGVWF
- a CDS encoding tryptophan halogenase family protein, whose product is MARLKKVLIVGGGTAGWLAACYLAKAVNAVDPQSVQVHLVESPDIGLLGVGEATFPSIRGTLAAIGLDERRFLVGATATYKQGIHYRHWIRPPGAPGADHFFHPFNAPSQRPGGPELLPYWLLGAAPEGMPFADAVSMQTALVDHSRAPKRFNDPDYQGPMNHAFHFDAACFARLLAEHGQETLGVKRHVATVERTELDEHGAIARVVTKELGELTADLYVDCTGLRGMLIGNVMQSPFRSRADVLFADRAVAMQVPYEKADTPIPSYTISTAQEAGWIWDIGLQKRRGVGYVYSSRHTSDERAEEVFRGYLGAAAEGLKAMHIKFETGYRPEHWRKNCIAVGLAGGFVEPLESTGIALIELATYLLTHLLPNDTDEMERAARHFNEMMVARYDRIIDFIKMHYCLSQRRDSSFWIDNADPASIPYTLQDKLAQWKHRPPHRLDFVSDLEMFLVSSWQYVLYGMEFETDFSAMRSAYPRVDEARQEFRNIQLAASQALHDLPDHRSLVERMCREYRERALA
- a CDS encoding alpha/beta fold hydrolase is translated as MKGSRRLFACLLPLSVWGFVAHAEGADVPLLQSIPDSYAHAGTPVEIAPHRRLNLRCEGNGSPTVLLESGSHADTTTWFRLQPLLAAHYRVCSYDRAGYGFSDLGPMPRDLAADVSDLHALIHKAGLKTPLVLAGHSLGTNIVRRYAATYAGDVAGVVLIDPPAQNVAAYAPAWAKEEDAMATHRFAFIDQCKEAAEKHELASPPPALKSCVAAGNAQASAEVNAAIATYKRKPAFWQTLSSELHDNLTVFSQPAASTPSLGTLPMIVLSASGTYADAPADVRASLELAKEKTQSAIAATSTRSSLVTVANTSHDIQLDQPATVAKAVAQVIQKASDGRE